Below is a window of Impatiens glandulifera chromosome 2, dImpGla2.1, whole genome shotgun sequence DNA.
ctgaaaattaatatgatcatatttttattgaagaaaGAAGAATTTAGGTTTTAATGGGCCCAAAACTAAACCCTTAGCAAGCCTAggcttaagtttatatataggTACAATTAATGGGCTTTAGGGCTCTATCTCCTATACTTTTGAAGCTTACAAGCTAGAAACAAGATCAAAagtaaaaattgtattattattattattattattttaaaatctttaaaattattataattttaatcaaaaaattaattaatttattaataaaaatattattatttagttttattagatttaaattttaaacaaaaaaacattttaataaatttatattaatttttttaaaataacctattttttacgagacaattttaataattattctgtaaaatttatttattttattttaaatttataaaattagcaTTACCCCATTTAACTTTGTATTTCTAATTTCTTAAGAAAACACTTAtgcatatttaatatatagatatataataataagtccaataaattgaatttgcattactattataatgatgaaaatgaaaaatgaagggTCATACctaaaagattaaataatgTGATAGTTTGTGGTCTATcatatatactattattattttttccttttaatttaCATGTTATTGTCTTTACGATTCAGACAAAGATGGTTAAGTTGGGTCATGAGGACCTATACACAAATAAAAGTATATCACAATCTGTCAATTCTGAATGTTTCCAAATAAACTTTATTCGTGCTAACCATACAacaaaaacttataataataataataataatattgtccACCATCCATAAATGGGTGGTGCTCGTTTTAGTTGCAAACCCTAAATTTGTAAGGTGTATTGTATATGTCAAcatattcattttaattgatttcataatataatttattttagtttaatttgttaattaattatatatataataataatatataactaatatttttagttatataatCTTAcaatttaatgtatatatatatataatacttttaaaaataaaatcttacattttaataatttatcagttttagaaaatatgtaaaataaatgACAACCACAAAAACAAGAAAGAGAGGTTTCAAAACCAAATTTTGGAATGTGGCCTAAAATTGTTTTGCAAGGCCTTGTTTGGAGGGTAGTTGAGAGCGACCTATTAGAATATACACCCCATTTACTAactaaattcatatatatttaaaaatgtgtgTTTTTACATCTAAATTGAGTTTGTTTGAAAAAGTAAGATAGTTTGCAGATTGAATTATTCAATAAACAATCATCAATTTACTTATTTTCATGATATCAGGTTATTGTGGATCTATTTGAATAACCTAAGACCCCAAAtgttatttgagaaaaaatatatatcaaaatgatgtgattgatttagttaattgaatttatttagcTAGAGCACATTATTTGGCAATAACTCCACCTTCTTAGGTCAAATATTCTTTTCACCTAATCTAATTTGtactgaattatttaaaattaatcttaaataactcaaaccatCTAACCGAGCAAACTTGTCGCTTAATGGAACCCTAGGCAATAAGAGAAGATTGCTTAATGGAACCCTAGGCAATAAGAGAAGATTAACCGAgctttatttgtattatattagAAACAAAATTCACAACAAACTTTGAGTTTTGTTTCTTTACTCACAAATACACTCAACAAATTTAACGACCTCATGAAACTGGGGTTATCCATATATATGTTAGTAGATGATAAAAAGGAAATTAacaatagaaagaaaaatagtGTAAAGTAGAAACCCATATTATTGTTCATCTCCATTTCAACTTGGGTTCGAATGGTTTATACATTGATTGAACCCATGTACCAACAAATAAAGAGATTAAAACAAATACCTAAAACAGAAACAtgagaagaaaagaaaactaCTACTCTTTATCAATGAACAGGAGGAGCTCTGTAGTATGCAGGGACTGTGGCTGGGAAGAACATCTGCCTCACTCCCTCAGCTTTAATAATTGGAAATATTATTCCAGATGCACTCTGCccaaatttacaataatatatatatttgttatacaCATATAAATGTCTTTTTtacaaagaaaattataaacataCTTACCGAAATTAGCCTAGCACCAAGCCACATTCGCTTGGGAGATGGAAAAGGCAAACACAATCTCCCAACTCCATAAACCGCAACCGCAAAGAAATGCAGGACCAAACTCAATGGACGAGGGTTCAAACCCGAAAGCAATGACACTGGCCCATTCGAAAATAACCCGCCAAGGCTCAGATAATCGAAACACGCCTCCCTCATTTCCTTCCTCGCTTCATCAGGGGAAGCACAAAATACCTTGTACAACGCACCCGCCAATGTGTTTATAGTCGACGCCACCGGCTGTATATGTACAccaattttaataacaaattgcttaaattatatattctgCATTTACCAGATTTGATCAAAGTCAATTCACCTTGCGCAGAGTATAGAATGATTCTAGATATTTGCTCAGGGTGGATGAATCGTTTAGGTCTTGTAGTGGCCTGAGAAGATTTCGTAGGACAACAATGTCTGATAATGCAACTGTCATTCCTCCACCCGTTAAAGGATGACGCATGTTAAACGCGTCTCCCATAAGTAAGGCTCCTGGAGTTGGCTGAGGAGCAGCCGGCATGCTTCTGTTCGTCATTGTTCTAATATTTCCTTTCTCGATTGCAGCCAAGAATGCATCGTGCAGTTCGCGAGGAATctgaaataacaaataaaataagcaTAACCATCTTTACTAACAACTTAGCCATCCCAACTCAAAGATCAGTTCCTACTTAGAACACCATGAAAACACTTAATTAGATATGGGTCTGAAAATTTCTGAATTTATGTCCACCTATGTTCTGTTCCCAAATGTGATCATCTAGATTCATATCAAGATTAGataccttttattttatgaaaaaaaggATGGGTTACTCCTTTCCTTGGAGAAAGCTAACACTCCCACCTAAAGGGTGTTCTTATTGACAATAGGTCTCTTAGGTAAGATTCAAATGAGGGTCACTTgagagaattttttttgttttgttttcattacCTGAGGAGCAATGGCGGTTTTCAAGTACATAGCCATTTCGCCTGTTGAAATTGAGGGCACCTTCTGGCCGGGAACATCAACAAGACATCGAACTTCCGAGCTGCTTATAGGATAAAACAAGATAGGAGATGGATCTGCCAAAATGACACAACCATGGTTTGCATGTGGGAGTTCACAATTCTCAAGCACCAAACCAACAAAGCACGAAGGAATGTCAACCTTGGGTGTGCAAAGGGTCCGTCGTAGATTCGAGAAACAACCATCGCATACAATTGTTAGAGGTGCATACGCGGTTAACTCATCGCCGCTCTTGTTCTTGTACTGCACACCTCTAATGGTCCCATTCAATTCGAGTAGAGAGGTTACAGTCCCTTGTTCTAACCGCACATTTGGAAGGCAAGATGCTTTCTCTCGCATCTTTTGAATGAATCTTCCGTTGTGGAAACTCCTTCCGGAAACATCAGAATTGAATCTCTCAAGAGGATATGAGAGTCGGGTGTTTCTACCGTCCTTGAAAAGAGCATATCCAAATACTCGTTGAGCATCAATTCCTTCTACACAGTCTGTTGATATATGAAACTGAAGTGATCAGTACGTAAAATTCAgtttattatatctattatatatgataagaaGGTGATTAATTCTCACCTTCAAGACCTAAttcaatcaatttcaaataaccgCCTGGTTGTAGCAATTCTCCTACTATTCTGTCAGGCTCGGTTAGGTCTCTTTCAATTACATGTACACGACGACCATCCTGGATAGAAAAGTAATGCATTGAAAATGAATAAACTT
It encodes the following:
- the LOC124925830 gene encoding squalene monooxygenase SE1-like; its protein translation is MDAHYLLGAVLALTFTLLFFYNLFSKRNDARSFSPDTHATTTTTTTAYRSDNPLQDDVDVIIVGAGVAGAALAHTLGKDGRRVHVIERDLTEPDRIVGELLQPGGYLKLIELGLEDCVEGIDAQRVFGYALFKDGRNTRLSYPLERFNSDVSGRSFHNGRFIQKMREKASCLPNVRLEQGTVTSLLELNGTIRGVQYKNKSGDELTAYAPLTIVCDGCFSNLRRTLCTPKVDIPSCFVGLVLENCELPHANHGCVILADPSPILFYPISSSEVRCLVDVPGQKVPSISTGEMAMYLKTAIAPQIPRELHDAFLAAIEKGNIRTMTNRSMPAAPQPTPGALLMGDAFNMRHPLTGGGMTVALSDIVVLRNLLRPLQDLNDSSTLSKYLESFYTLRKPVASTINTLAGALYKVFCASPDEARKEMREACFDYLSLGGLFSNGPVSLLSGLNPRPLSLVLHFFAVAVYGVGRLCLPFPSPKRMWLGARLISSASGIIFPIIKAEGVRQMFFPATVPAYYRAPPVH